Below is a genomic region from Brassica rapa cultivar Chiifu-401-42 chromosome A08, CAAS_Brap_v3.01, whole genome shotgun sequence.
TCGTCAAGTATAATGAAACATAATAGTTAAATTATTTGTGAAAACCATTCTGGTGTCATGATAATTTAGGCCTGACACATTTATTCGAACCGAACTGAAAAACAAGGTTTGCATATTatactactccttctgtttttaattgtaggaagttttaacaaaaaaagtttgtttcacaatataagtaatttacatatttcaatgcatctttttcttaatatttattggatattgtgtgaCCAATGAAATAATGTTAGATTTTTAATAATTGGTTGAATTTATTGATTAAATGatactttttaaaaactaacaactttcttaatatTAGTGCTTTTAAGTAAAactacttatattttaaaacagaaGGAGTAGTTTTTATATTGATGAGAATCTTGAAGAGAAGTAATTCAGAATTAGCCGCTTAGAACCCATCTAAACCAGCCCATTATTTATATGATTCCGTATGCCAACTATTAAACAACTTATTAGAAATACAATACTCCCAAATAACAAGGGCGATTGGTCTATGGTCgattcagtaaaaaaaaagtaacttcAAATTGATAGTCGTACCTCgtgaaaaatattattaatattccaAAAATTACTACACAACTTTTTGTTTCCGAAATAGTGTAAAAATAAGTGCTTCGAAAACATATCTATAGAACCAAAAAATCAGAACCAGAACCAAACTGAACCAAAATCAAACCGAATAGATACCTTAATttctataatatagtttatatattaactatagttttaaaataaccaaataatttaaaaatattgtttatacgctaaaatatccaaaaaatgaATTATTAAGATAGTTTTTATCCAGAATATTTTAAATGGTCTGAATTTATTTcttaaaacccaaaaaatctgATTGTTAATCCAGAAAATTCTGGGGTTTTGCCTTTTAACccaaatttaaccaaaaaacCGGAACCAAATAGGTCTGGTATTACTTTAGATATAAGCTGATTTTCAATTTTGTTACCGAGCCGAAAACTAAAATAACCGAAgcagaaccaaaccaaactttcTAAATTCCGTAACGGATCCTAAACCTCTAGAACCGGCATAAACAAACTAGAACCGAACCGAGAATCAAAAGAAACAAActggaaccgaaccgaaaaccgaatgTTCATGGCCAAATTAGGGTATCATAGGGCAGCTTTGAAACATTTCAAAATTTCCTTAAATGTTTTGTATTAGTTGGCTTATCGCTAATTAAGCCTTTTAAAATATTCGATTGTATTAATCAGCAATGGAATAGTCTAAAGTACAactgttttgttttaaataagTGAGAACTAAAGATATGTGATAATTTTacagaaaattaaaaaacaaacaaaaaacaagatTTGTGATTGCATTATATTCAGAAAACTCAAGTTTTATTTCTGAAAACAGTAATTGACCATTTATTTGGTAAAGATGAGAAGAAGAGATCGTACCATATATATCAAGTAAAATTTAAGACGAACCATATAAGTTTTTATGCTTCTGTCCACCGTCGAACGATGCCATATTCAACGGTGGAGAACCAAACATTAAATCAAACCgttcttttgttgttgttgcttgaCAACTTCATTAAGTCTTCCACAGAACTCCTTTCGAAAATGTTTCCTTCAGTTCTACCGAAATGCCAATGTTCTTGATGATTCTGAGCTTCTGGCTAAAGGTTCACGCTTTGATTTCCCTCCACTAAACAAGATTGGTTCCCATTAATGTTTCTGTCGTGCATAGGCATCACATGGAACTTTGATGATGCAAAAAGGCCATTTCGGTTTCGACAAATCGGTTGGTTGTTTTCTCTTGAATTCATGTCTTGAAATCCAACATTAATCTCAAAGTTTGAAGTATTTAACATGTTCTCATGTTTTGAGGCCTCTTCTTGGTCAATTACGTTAAACCAAATGTCCTTTTCTTTAGTAGTCATCTTATTCCACAAACTTTTAGTTTGAGTAACAATCTCACGCATTGTACCAGGAGACAAATGCTTGATAACTGAAGTCAACACACCAATTTTCCATGACTTCTTCAGATCGTGAGGCTTTTTATAAGGCGGTGCCGGACCTTGATCTTTTGGCCACCAATACTCTTCCCCTGTAGGCCACCATGGCGGTCTAACTCTTTTCTCAAAAGGAAACCGTCTTTGTGGAGGATCACAATGTGGCATCAATGCTGATAAAAGCCATCCAAGAGTCGGATCTTGAAGATCTCTTAGCAATTTTTGAGATAGTTGATTTGCAATATTGTTACCCTCTTCATTACTCTCACAAACCATATTATTTGATTCTTGGTGCTTTGCTATAGCAATTGGACCATTAAGGTCAAACCTGACCTTATCTTTCCACCATTCTTGAAGATTATGAGAAGCACTTATTATAGGTTTCCCGTTCTGGGGAATGATCCCGTAAACAAAGCCTTGTGCGTTACACACTTCCATCATCTTAAACATGCACTTCGAGATCAGTTGCTCATCATCTCTTTCTTTATTCTTGCTACGTTCCTTAAGACGTTGTAGGCGCATTCCTTGCCTCCATATCCTCTTCTCAAGCTTATCCACATCAAACTCATCATCGGTGTGGCCATCATCATCGATGATTGGTTGCGGCTGTGAGAAGAATAAGCCCGTGTTGCTACGCATTCCCATCTCGCTGGACACCACTGTAACTCTCGACAAATGTATTAATAGAACCAATACACAAAGAGAAACACTCACTAGAATTTTGAATAGACAAAACCCACAATACACATAAGGAACAAGAGGAGCCGAGACCGAGTGATATACCTCAAAGTGTGTTGTCTCTGCCACTctgttgatgaaaaaaaaatatatatatatatatatatgtgcataTATATTAGTTCACCTGATCaaattattaatcatatataGTTATGACATAACTAGAGGATTTTGTATTTACTCTCATGGTTACAAATTTGCTTAGAGATTTTGGTATATATCTTTCCTTGGAAAAACATTAAAAGAGAGATTATCCAAAACAATCTTGGTCAAAGTTGTATACCCATATTTAAATTCTTTTACTTAAAGACTCTCTCTATAAgttaaaaaatccaaaaatatctCAACATCTTAatataatcttttttaaaataaaataaaccattCATAAAGACATGAATATCATATTAGTTTATATGAATTTCTCATGATTTATTAAATAGATAAGAATCCTTTTGTTTATCATTTcttctgttttttgtttttcgTTAATGAGATACTATAATATAAAAACTTACTGTTTctgataaattttttatatttttattttaaatattttttttttgcatttcttACTAATTGTTTCtgataaaattgtaatttttaaaatattagctGTGAGTATTAGCTATAATAATGTAGTATTATTGGTTAGTCacactaaaaaaattaataataaaaaattcatGAAAGATATGGATAAAAATCTCtaatcaagttttttttggCAATCAAATTCTTTTGGATTATGCTttccaataatttttaatttgttgAAAAAGACCGGATAATGTTTGAGAGTATGAACCCGACGTGCAATAATATCTAGCTAAAAATATATGCTATGATTTCAAACCgcatatattttcaaaaatgcaCTTTTTAATATTGGATATATGtaactttaatttattaaaaaatgtaaTTATCAGAAAGATGATACAAAACGATATTATACTAAcctcacatatatatatttttttaaatgcacttttaaattttggatatatgtaactttaatttatttaaaaatgtaattaTCAGAAAGATTATACAAAACGATATTATACTAAccgcatatatattttaaaaaatgcaaatttttttgcaaaaaaatataatacaactAGATTTcactttttaatattatttcttctaATTATAATATGAAAAATTGTTTGAAATACACTAAGTTGGATAACATTTTTCAAAAAGAGACTCGATCACAAATATTATAACATTTGGATTTAGAGTTATAATTTAGTATTTAGAGGGTATGGTTGTGTTTATCAAATCAGAATTCTCCCTTATAGTATGAAATATCTGGCATACAATTCTTCATAAATAGTGAGAATAACTTTTAGGGCTAAGCcgttaaatattacaaataaatttatcaattctAAGTAGAGTAATTTGTGAATTAGCATATTTCATAATTATGaatgtaaaattatgtttatgtaaactaaaatgacttatatataacaaaatgaTATTTCTGTcatacatttaatatatatatcgaCACATTTCAAATTCTGATatttaaaagtatatttatatacataaataataaattaaaaataaaatgacttTTTGGTACTCATACGggttgaaattaaaaaaaaagtatatacataaaataatgattttacacatttaaaatatatcttacTTCAGAATAagaaataaacatataaattcgTTGTTAAAACGGGCTTAAACTCAGTTACATTTTGATTACAAAACTAGATAACCTAAAAATGGCATTTACAACAAAATTACTTTCTCAGAGGCAATTACAGCAAAATTCCTTCCCACTACCACCAACCAAACAAGTATACTTTTTAGTTATAAGTTAATAGCAAAAATATGCAAATTTTCAATAGAATGGTCACTTTTTACATCAGATTATTATCTTTTTTCAACCACAACTTATGAGTGTCAAAAAAAACCTAATTCAACAGAATCAAATTAGTTCATCCggataattaaaaattaatcgCAGAGGGTATGTGACTATGATAAACCGGTTACATCAAttaaatgagaaacattataaCTTTTTACATATGACATATGTCATCAGTAAAATAATTCTTATAATCACTAAGAATTAAGTTAGTCCACCTAAACATatactataatttttattaaactaatcataaattaattattatttttcaaaaatatttttttcttttttttttcctttaaataaaagctacggatttacctaatatgattaatatatatatatattgtaattaaTTATGTTGAATAATAAATGTTTGGGAAAAATATATCCTACAtcatttttgtataatttatattattaaaataaattaaacaatcatattcaccatataatatatgttatatttgatttaatttaaaaattactttaaattattttttttgaaaagtctcacattataaaaattatgaacaatggttaaattttgttttataacaaaatataaatgatcataaaactatatgaatataaattttcttttaatatatatatatattaaaagtataaatattttaacactgtttaaatttaatcatagactatataaaaataaatattttagttatttaatttatgttgaacaattattgagaacttaatattttagtttcacaGTTTTCACTGAATTTTTAAAtacgattataaattactaaaattttatggaaaatttacattgaaatttttgttttcagcagtttaatttttttttatgtgaaatacaaataatcataaaattatatgagtatgaaatcttatttaatagataactatattaaaaagtatattatatatgtaagttaatatcattttaaatttaactaTATACCAAAGAAAATAGGTAAATATGATTGTTTCGGCTTATTTATCataataaattgtttatatagagagtgattattttgatttatttgtttgtatcaatttaattatatatgtaatagttacatCGTctcaattattcaatatatacttatcatttattattattattattttttttaacaggagGTTCAAAGGTGACCCGTAATCCACACGTGGTTTTCGTTTGCCCAAAGGCCCGTAGTATGCACGTGGTTTCCGATTGCCAACCATCTAATCCCCCTGGCCCGGAACCAGCCGGCACTAATACCCATTACCCAAGGACCCAACACCAATGCCGCGATTAACTTTAAACTTAGGGAGATCGTATAGCATTCCGTGGCCACAGAGCCCACCACACTGTggtttcatttattattttataatatgtaaaactgcaaaataaataatgtgtacgtaaaataatttgtataacGAATGTTTGTTCTGCGCAAGTCAAGGCGCAAATATTAACCTAGTAATAGAATATTGACAATAAATCCAGAGCCCTGGTGGAGACTTAATGCTTTGAATTGGTATGCATGACCAATTCACATTATGCAGTTCATTAATAATAcatattatattgtattttgtCACCATTCAGCTATTTAGTAGCAGAACAAaattaaatgtataaaataataaatactatGGTTTGACCTCCACGTCGTgcatgtattatttttattgtaaatatatatttttaataattaccgtgaatattttaaatatatgatttacataTTAGTCTTATATATTACATAACTCTGTAATCTTATTGTTTTAAATTCTTTATTGGGcactattaatatataatgatttgttgtattcaataaaatttgttattgattattattacatattaatatattttccattttGGTACCGTAAATTCAGAatctgaaataatcaaatagaaaatcatgtataaaatatttttaaaaaatttattcagTTTGCatacaatacattttaaaatttatttaattatattatataaatgatatttttaggatattttatgttttcatatTGTATTTGAAAAGTATATTTAGCATCTACGAATACAGTATATTACatgattttataagtaaatacattatTCTGCTTAAGTAGCCCATccctattattttagtaaattttatacacAGTATCATCtgtcatattttttaagtaaaatttattaatatatgattttttgatgttatggtaTTAAGATTTCTGATCTTTTTGGTATTaaattaagatttcaaaatatcaTAACTGTTTTAATTCTTACAGCAtaagctgtttttttttttcgttttgtaaaaaaatatactttaacatctatgattttatctttCGTAAATGTAGAATATTATCATTATGAGTTTGAAATACATATTACCAAAATTGTATATTTGGTCAAGAGAAATTTAGAAAATTAgacaactattttattttggaaGATTATATGACTTTTGAATCTTTTTGATACTAAATTAAtgcattattttataaaaacattatttgaaACTTTTGgtaaattgtttatatttttcaacagattttgttatagttataaataaaaaataatttattgttaaaattgatttgttattaatatgttaaattaatattaacacTTCAAAGGTTTCTAATagcatattttttaaataacacattaaataaatgttagttatataatttatattttgtatataaatatttttatataatacattgTTGtgagtttcaaaataattaaaataagggtgtttttcaaaaccaacccatattttcaagtcaaacccaaaaccaacccttttttttttgtccatactattcatcaataaaatttccatattatccttatatttttgaattattcacaaaattgccattttatttatttttttattaatttcgaaattaacaaaaaaccaaatacaccctaacaatttcttcttatttacaaaaatgccatcatcatcaattttttcaaccaccatgaaccaccatttttgagctctaaaactctagaattcaattttcaaccactttttttctcattctaacCCAAAAAACTACATTTCTTCTCATCTCttctacatttccatctaaaaaactctcataactatcattttcataatcataaacttcatattttcgagtttcttcattagtgaatcgttaaagatgcttttttttgctcatatttggagtttggacggttgaaaaggttggaaacgagctttacacatgaaaaaggtaactatttacatggttttcgttctttttcagatctgtgtcgcgacggtagactgttttgtatgtctacgcctccgtagagacttacgatgcagtctatttgtcaacgcacgggttagttttgcaattgaccagacaatttttttttctaacgcagacttccccagtagtctccgtctttacctttgacaacaaaaataaaattttcggtagacttactaagacgtctacctaaaagaggttagtttttcatttgaccgaacttttgacttttcaaaatagacttcaacggaagtctacaaaatgtagactgccaccgaagtctataaaaggtcagttttgcatttgaccaaaactttgacttcgtggaataggttagttttgtgtttgaccaaaaagtttaaaaagcaataaaaaatttattaaattgtagacttcatatgcagtcttcttatcttaaaaaaaaaatgtagactgcgtataaagtctacttttttattttggtcaaatgcaaaaccaacctgtcggatttgagagtagacttcacaagaagtctacacacccgtagacgttcatttcaatctactgatttgaagtcaaacttggtcaattgcaaaactaacctctttcaaaaaaaattcaaacatgtagactgcatatgaagtctagttctgaaagtcaaatcttggatgaattctggtcaattgcaaaaagtaacatttttaaattgtagactgaaatgaaagtctacatgtacaaaatcacaacttttattcaactatagaaagcaacccgtaaaatggtcaattgcaaaaaccaacccaaagagtagacctatttgacagtctacgtctgtaaactgaaaagaacgtctacatcttcagagactgaatattaagtctgcatagaaaaatctataaaaatgtgaatttgtgtattattcattaaatttttctagtttttttgtttgacagtgtgtgttagttaatcctaatgggtttgagtgattttgaaaagaatttttttaataattatgaaggtataattcatttaatttgacaatgttgttagctaataattgtagacgtatttgtaagtcttcgtttatagttttgctaaTAAGGTTGAACTTGTTTTAAAGCTGAAGTCGGTGACTGtggaatataaatttacattctcagcatataagacaacgaaaactctgtatgtggctaagtatcgtgttcaaggatgtggttggaaacttagagcgagtgtgaagcatgggtcaaagacattttgggtgacaaaatattcgaaaaggatgaagaatcggaaaggttgaagaatgttccttgtgcatgatggctgtacacatggtaaacttcttgaaatgacacaagaagattatgatctggacaacaaaattgagaagatgtgctaacctattccttaccaaacatcatttaaaacaaatgactctGAATAGGAAAATACTCCTCTTATGCCAGTCacgaataatcgacaagtacggaacttgatcgagttatctaagacacactttgtacgcctttgtgtatcaagcctgcgccaaatacactaaatttttttggattgactatattttagataataagtgtagacgtttttgtaaatctacaaatgtagactgcagttgaagtctacgtcgtaaattctattaaaagtgtatttgtgtattattcatcatattttttcatgatttaattattttacagtgtatgttagtaaaattttaatggtcttggatgaatttcacaatttaatgtgttataattatacacttgatacttattgcaaattgttttgattagtgttattcttgaaaattttgggaaaattttgtatagattttcttcttctcacatgtgtgttagtttttattttagcttatggtggttttacttgtttggttggttagatcttgtgaaaaattgatatctaacaaaaaattaataatatcatacaagtgaaaacaactaaaaatgaatacaatgtttatagattatgcattaaaaaattatttaaaaattaatattttattatgaaagttattacagagcaatatattaaaaagtattcttgagtatgtttgatttttcataatcttgatgcttcaaataaagtcttggaaaaagtacctgcaaaataagatagagttatgagaaaaacataagataaaaaatgaaatcatattttagtagactttttattaagtctacgtaaagttattgtttagtagactttagttgaagtctacactaat
It encodes:
- the LOC103832846 gene encoding ETHYLENE INSENSITIVE 3-like 1 protein → MGMRSNTGLFFSQPQPIIDDDGHTDDEFDVDKLEKRIWRQGMRLQRLKERSKNKERDDEQLISKCMFKMMEVCNAQGFVYGIIPQNGKPIISASHNLQEWWKDKVRFDLNGPIAIAKHQESNNMVCESNEEGNNIANQLSQKLLRDLQDPTLGWLLSALMPHCDPPQRRFPFEKRVRPPWWPTGEEYWWPKDQGPAPPYKKPHDLKKSWKIGVLTSVIKHLSPGTMREIVTQTKSLWNKMTTKEKDIWFNVIDQEEASKHENMLNTSNFEINVGFQDMNSRENNQPICRNRNGLFASSKFHVMPMHDRNINGNQSCLVEGNQSVNL